GAAATAAAAAATAAGAATTTAGGGCCAGTAAAAAATTCAGACAAAAAAATGTCTATAAATTCTGAAATTAGAAAAGCAATAAACAAAGATGGCGGTGATACTGTAATTGTAACTTTATATCTCGAAAATCAAACCGAAAAAAATGACAGTTCTGAAATTTTGGAGTGTTTTAAAGACGCACAGGTTTTGTGGATATTTAAACAGTTGAACAAAATAGAGCAGACTGAAATTCTTAACGAAATCTGGACTACGGCAACAGAGGACCAAAAAGCGGAAAAAATAATCAAGGCAATTGAAAATCTACAGAGTAACAAAAGATAAGCGTGCGAAAAACACTACTGCCAATACGATATATAATTTAGTCTTAGGTATAGCCTACTTACCAAAGTCCTCTCGGACTTTCTATTTTCCACAAATAATTGCGAACTTTCGCGCACTATGACACAACTTTTTCTTTACAAAACCGTTAGCAAAAATTAGAATCCACATATACCTATGAAACTTTATTCCAATCTTTCTAAAATTAGCTTTCTTAAAAAGTATTCCACTAAATTTTTGGCGATTGCTTTCTTAGGGATTCATATTCCATTGATAGGATTAATTATATTTCTCACCTATAATGAAGGCGTTTTATCCCCAACAATAATATTGATTTTTACCTTAATTTTTACTTTGGGAGCGACTGCTATTACTCTATTTATACTTAATAAACTTCTGGAACCCATTAAGCTTGCAAGAAATTCACTTAAGGTGTATTTAGAAAATCAAGAGCTTCCCGCTTTACCTATCTATTTCAAAGATGAGGTAGGGGAGCTTCTAAAAGACCTACAATTTTCTATAGAAGTCTTTGACAACCTTATTGATTCTAAACAACAAACCATCGCAATTTTATCTCATGATCTTAGAAATCCTTGTGCGGGAATAATCATGTTAATCGATTTATTAAAGGAAGAAGAAAGCGCTAGTGAGCGAGAAATTTTGATGGCTAATATTAAATCATTAGCCGAACAGCAATTGGCTTTAATGGAAAGCACATTATCTAATTTAAGAAATGAATCTAAAACTCAAGGAAAATTAGAAAAAGTAGCATTAGATTTAAAGAAAATTATAACCGAAGTACTTAGTACTCAAAAAGTGGCTTTGGATCAAAAGAAAATTAAATTAGAATTCAATTGTGATTCCGCATTAATCCTACGCGGAAATGAAACTGCATTCAGGCAAGTATTCCTTAATTTAATCAACAATGCGATTAAATTTTCTCATACCAATGGACAAATTTGGATCAATGCCGAAAAAACCAAATCGGAAATAAACATCGCTATTATTGACCAAGGTTTAGGGTTTAAAAAAGAAGTATCAGAAGCTCTTTTTAAACCGTTTACAGAACATTCTCGTTTAGGAACTCAAGGTGAGTCAAGCCAAGGAATGGGCTTGTTTATCACAAGAAGATTTATTAATAAACATTCAGGCACCTTAATGGCGAGAAGTGAAGGTCTGAACAAAGGATCCACATTTTCAATTCAATTACCGCTTGATTAAAGACACCTAAAATTATACCTTACTTGGCGCAAGCGAAGAACTGAGGTAAAAACAATTCTTTTCTTCGTAAATTCAGAAGGCCAATATTCTAAGCTCATAGATTCATTACCCTGATTCTTTGAGCTTTTATTTTTTATATTAAATTTTAGGACATGTACCTTCGAGTCTTGTACAATGAATTTCAAAGCGCTGTGTAAAGCGCGTTAGGGAAAATCTGCTAAATTTTCCTAAGCCTATTTCTTTTTGCTATCTTAGTACTCAACCTAACTACAATAAATACGCTAACACAGAGGGCGAATCAACAATTATAGGACTTCTTTTTTGAAGCATTGGGCATTTCAAAAACAAAAGTGACCTCTTTAGGAATTGGTTACAAAAACAACGAAAAATATAAATCCTTACTGCAGTTTTTTATAAAAGGTAATGAACAATCCTATCGCAATCTTATTTCATACCTTGAAACGGGTAAACCCTCAATTACTTATTAAATTATGGAAAAAGCACTACAAACAATGATTGACAATATGCCTGAAAAAACAGGCAAGTCTTTGAACGAATGGAAAAAAATACTAAAGACTAAGTCTTTTAAAAAGCATTCAGAAGCTGTAAACTTTCTTAAAAAAGAGCATCAAGTCACGCACGGGTTCGCAAATACCATCGTTACCTTGTCTAAAGAGGAGCAAACAACACCTAGCGACCTTGTTGAAA
The sequence above is drawn from the Cellulophaga sp. Hel_I_12 genome and encodes:
- a CDS encoding DUF1905 domain-containing protein — its product is MDHSKNEKRMNYIIENEELTLQYIPGNGAWTYQLIIPNTKDIKGKWGDLKVSGTIDAYEIKNKNLGPVKNSDKKMSINSEIRKAINKDGGDTVIVTLYLENQTEKNDSSEILECFKDAQVLWIFKQLNKIEQTEILNEIWTTATEDQKAEKIIKAIENLQSNKR
- a CDS encoding HAMP domain-containing sensor histidine kinase, which codes for MKLYSNLSKISFLKKYSTKFLAIAFLGIHIPLIGLIIFLTYNEGVLSPTIILIFTLIFTLGATAITLFILNKLLEPIKLARNSLKVYLENQELPALPIYFKDEVGELLKDLQFSIEVFDNLIDSKQQTIAILSHDLRNPCAGIIMLIDLLKEEESASEREILMANIKSLAEQQLALMESTLSNLRNESKTQGKLEKVALDLKKIITEVLSTQKVALDQKKIKLEFNCDSALILRGNETAFRQVFLNLINNAIKFSHTNGQIWINAEKTKSEINIAIIDQGLGFKKEVSEALFKPFTEHSRLGTQGESSQGMGLFITRRFINKHSGTLMARSEGLNKGSTFSIQLPLD